The Ornithinimicrobium faecis region CCGAGCACCGGCTCAAACTCCGCAGCCAGGTCGGCGATCACCTCCTCGTCCAGGTCGAGACGCAACTTGCTTGCCGAGGCGATCCTGCCGCCGTCGCGGACCAGCCCGTCGGACACATCGATCATCGCGCCCGCCCCCGCCTGCGCCGCGAGCACGCCCTGTGACAGATCCGGATCGGGCCGGCAGTGATAGGCGACCCAGCGGGAGGCCGCCTCGGCGCTCGCCGGCTCTGGCCACCAGTCGGCGTCGCTGCGCCGCAGGATCTCCAGCCCGGCAGCGGATCGTCCCAGACTGCCGGACACCGCCACCTCCTGGCCAGGAGCAGCTCCCGACCGCAGCACGGCACGGCCCCCGGGCAATTCACCCAGCGCGGTGACCGACACCATCACGGCACCGTCCGAGGAGGACAGGTCTCCCCCGATCACTGGCACGCCCCACGCGTCGGCCACAGAGCCGATGCCGGCCGTCAGCCCCCGGGCCCACTGAGCAGGCATCGAGCCGGGCGCGACCAGCGTGACCAGAAGACCGGTGCCCGTGCCGCCCATCGCGGCCAGGTCGGCAAGGTTCTGCACGACGACCTTGGCGCCGACATCCTCCGCGGAGGACCACTCATCGAGCCAGTCTCGCCCCCGCACCATGGCATCGGTCGTGGCCAGCACCGGGCCGGAGGTTGCCAGCAGCGCCGTGTCGTCCCCGGGGCCGACCAGCACCGCCTCCGTGGTGCGCAGACTGGCGAAGATATCGCTGAGGATCCCCGCCTCGCCGAGCTCTCCGAGGGTCGCTGAGTCCTCAGCACCACCCGCTGTCGCAGCCGACATGCCAGGCCTCCTCCCGCGTCGCGTCCCTGCACGGTAGCGTCTGGGCCACGGCGGGCCGTGCAGCGGCCCGCGCCAAGCCAACAGGAGGCGACATGGTCCAGGCATACATCCTCATCCAGACCGAGGTCGGCAAGTCGGGTGTCGTCTCGCGCGCGGTGGGCGAGCTCGAGGGCGTCGTGAAGTCCGAGGACGTGACCGGCCCCTACGACGTCATCGCACGCGTCGAGGCTCCGAGCGTGGATGACCTTGGGCGACAGGTGATCTCGCAGATCCAGGAGGTCCCGCACATCACCCGCACCACGACCTGCACGGTGGTCCACCTCTGACCCCGCCACACCCCACCCGGCCACCGGCCAGGGCGAGCCGACGCGGGGCCGCGAGCCTCGGCATACTCACGGTTGCCCTGGTGCTGAGCAGCTGCACCTCCGCGGTCAAGGTGGCCCCCTTCGACGGCGCCGAGACCCCGGAGTGCCACGCGGTCGGCGCACAGTGGCCGAGCACGGTCGGCGACGCGCAGTGGCGCGAGACGGCCGTCGACTCGGTGACGGTGGCGGCGTGGGGAGACCCGGCGATCATCGCCCGGTGCGGTGCCATCCCACCCGGGCCGACCGACGACCTGTGCCTGGACATCGCTGGCGTGGACTGGATCGTCGAGGAGCTCGACGACGGCACGTCCTTCACGACCTACGGACGCAGTCCGGCGATCCAGGTGCTGGTGCCCGACGCGTATGACACCCCTCCCCTGCTGCTGCCGGCGTTCGTGCCCGCAGCAGAGGTCATCGAGCAGGGCCCCAACCGCTGCTCGTGAGCCTGCCGAGGCCGGTCAACCAACGGGTTGCGCCCAGCGGACTCAGCGCAGGCCGGTGCGACGCTCGAGAGCGAGGGTGATCAGCTCGTCGATGAGCTCGGGATAACTCACCCCGGAAGCGGCCCAGACCTGGGGATACATCGAGAACGGGGTGAACCCGGGCATCGTGTTGATCTCGTTGATCAGCACGTCGCCGGACTCGGTCAGGAAGCAGTCGACGCGCGAGATCCCCTCGCAGCCTGCCGCCTCGAAGGCCACGGCGGCAATCCGCTGGATCTCCTCGCGCACCGGATCGGAGACCTCGGCGGGGCTGGAGATCACGACGTTGGCCTCATCGAGATATTTCGCCTCGAAGTCATAGAAGGCGTGCTCTCCCTGGACCACGATCTCGCCGACCTCGCTCACCCGGGGGGCGTCGCTGCCGTGTCCACCGAGCACGCCGACCTCCAGCTCACGTCCGACCACGCCCGCCTCGACCACCACCTTGGGGTCGTGGACGCGAGCCGCCTCGACTGCGGCCTCCAACTGGGCCGGGTCCTCGACGCGGGTGATGCCCACGGACGAGCCGGCGCGCGCGGGCTTGACGAAGACCGGGAAGTGCAGCGCGTGCACGGCGTCCAGGGCGGCAGCCTTGTCGCGCCGCCACTGCAGGTCGGTGATCACGACATAGGGCCCCACCGGCAGGCCAGCGTTGGCAAAGACCGCCTTCATGAAGGCCTTGTCCATCATCGCGGCCGAGGCCAGCACACCGCAGCCGACATAGTGGATGTCGGCCAGCTCGAACAGGCCCTGGATCGTGCCGTCCTCACCGAACGGGCCGTGCAGCAGGGGGAAGACGACATCGACCTCGGACAGGAGGCGCGGCACCTGGCCCGGCTCTGAGACGGTCACCGTGTTGCTCCCGGCGCCCAGCGGCAGGACGACGGTGCTGGCGCTGTCGGGCACCTCAGGCAGGCGTCCGGCAGTGATCTCCAGCGGTGTCGGGTCGTCGGCGACCTGCACCCAGCGGCCCTCCCGGGTGATGCCGATGGGCACCACGTCATAACGGTCCCGGTCGATGGCCTTCAGCACGCTGGCGGCCGTCGCACACGAGATGGCGTGCTCGGCCGAGCGGCCACCGAAGACCAGGGCGACGGTGATCCGACCGGTGTCGGCTTGGGAGGGCGTCTGGGGCGTGGGCTGGGTGTCCATCGCGGGTGAGCCTATCCGGTGGGAGGGGCGTGACCAGGGAGCGCGTGAGGGTGTCCGGCTGGTGGTGTCGCCGGCCGACCGCGCGGCTGCGGGGACTGCGGCTCAGTGGCGCTCGTGCTTGTGGGGCCGGGCCATCAACTCGTCGCCGAGCTCAGCCACGCCCATCACATTCTCGACGACGGCCGTGACCCCGGCGCAGATCGGCATGTCGACGCCGTGGGTGGCTGCCAGGTCCAGGACGGACCGACAGGATTTGACGCCCTCGGCGGTCTGGCTGGTGATCGCCACGACCTCCTCCACCGACATGCCCTGGCCGAGGTTGACGCCGAAGGAGTGGTTGCGCGACAGCGGGGACATGCAGGTGGCGATGAGGTCACCGACGCCGGCCAGGCCCATCAGGGTCGCCGGGTCGGCGCCGAGCGCTGCGCCGAGACGGGCCGTCTCGGCCAACCCGCGCGTGATGATCGTGGCCTTGGTGTTGTCGCCATAGCCCAGCCCCTGTGCCATGCCGACGGCGAGCGCGATCACGTTCTTGACGGCACCTCCGACCTCAGCGCCGACGACGTCCGTTTGGGTGTAGGGCCGAAAGTAGGCGCTGGCGCAGGCCTGGGCGACCTGCTCGGCCGTGCCCAGATCACTGCAGGCCACCACCGAGGCGGCCGGCTGCTTCGCGGCGATCTCCCGCGAGAGGTTGGGCCCGGAGACCACCACGACCTGGTCGCGGGAGACGTCGGCGACCTGCTGGATCACCTCACTCATCCGCAACCCGGTGCCCAGCTCAATGCCCTTCATCAAGGAGACCACCGGTGCCCCGGTCGGCAGGTGGTGTCCCCACTCCCCGAGGTTGGCGCGCACGGTCTGTGCGGGTATGGCCAGCACGATCATCTCGGCCCCGCGGGCCGCAGCTGCCGGATCGGTTGTGGCAGAGACCGTCTCGGGCAGGGTGAGCTCGGGCAGATAGGCGGCGTTCACGTGGTCGGAGTTGATGGCCTCGGCCACCTCGGCGCGGCGTGCGTGCAGCACGACCTCCCCGCCCGCGTCGGCCAGGATCGCGGCGAAGGCCGTGCCCCACGAGCCGCTGCCAAAAACTGCGGTGCGCGTCATGGCCTCGACTTCCCGTCCCACACAAACCGCTCCGCCGGCGGCTCCTCGTTGCGAATCTCGGCCAGGACCTCCGTCAGCGCGGTCATGATCCGCTCGGTCGCCTCGGTCGCTGCGGCCGAGTCGGTGCGCCCCACCAGGTCGGCGAGATCGACCGGTGCGCCGGCTCGCACGTGCATCGCGTGCCGGGAGAGCAGGCCCCGTGGTCGTCGGGCATAGGGAGGCAGCAGATTCTGCACGCCCCACTGGGCGATCGGGATGACGGGTGCACCGGTCATCAGGGCGAGGCGGCCGACCCCGTTCTTGGCCTTCATCGGCCACATCCCCGGCTCCCGGGTCAGGGTGCCCTCGGGCATGATCACGACGCAGTCCCCACCAGCGACGGCGTCCGCGGCGTCACGCAGCGAGTCAGAGGCCTTTCGGGTGCCTCGATAGACCGGCACCTGACCCAGGCAGTGCAGGGCACGGCCGACCAACGGGATCTCGAACAGACCCGACTTGGCCAGGAAGCGCGGTGCCCAGCCGTGGTTGACCAGATAGTGCGCCACCATGAACGGATCGATCTCGGAGATGTGGTTGCCAGCAACGATGAACCCCCCGGACTCGGGCAGGTGCTCCCCTCCGCTCCATTCCTGCCGGGTCACCCGGGCCAGCACCGGGCGCAGCGTGGCGATCACCCCCCGGTAGGCCAACGGGGTCTGGGTGCGAAGCGGCTGTGGTTCCACGGGCGCATTGTGTCACCTCCGCCGCGCCCGCGGCCTGCCCAGTGCCCACGGCATACTGGGACAGTGTCTGATCGAGTCCGCTGGCGGCTGGTGGTCCCGGTCAAAGAGGCCAGCATCGCCAAGAGCCGCCTGCAGCCACCCCCACCCCTGTCCCGGCCTGCCCTGGCCAGGGCCCTGGCCCAGGACACCCTGGAGGCCGTATGCCGTGGCCTGCCTCCCGCAGACGTCGTCACCGTCACCTCGGATGACCACATCGCGGCGATCGCCGCATCGCTCGGGTGCACCGTGGTGGACGACCCCGGCGCTGGTCTCAACGCCGCGGTCCGCGAGGGGCTGCAGGTCGCGTCCGTCCCCGGCGCCGCGGTCGCCGTCCTGCTGGGTGACCTGCCCGCGCTGCGGGCCGAGGACCTGTTGGCCGGACTCGCCGCGTGTGGCCAGCACGAACGAGCCGTTGTCCCTGATCTGTTGGGGACCGGCACGGTCCTGCTGACCGGTGGACCCGGCGTCACGTTGACCCCCCGCTTTGGCACCGGCTCGGCGGCACGACACGCGGAGCGGGCCGTCACGCTGGCCCTCGACCTGCCCCGGTTGCGGCAGGACGTCGATGACCTGGCCGACCTGACCGCCGCCGCTCAACTCGGGGTGGGCCCGCACACCGCGCGGGTCCTGGCAGAGGCGGCGGCCCACGCGGACGTGGCTCCCGCAAACTAGGGTGATCGGCATGCAGGCGACCGTGCACACCTTCGACCCAGCCACGACTGCCGGGAGCGTGATCCTCGACACGGGCAAGGTGGTGCCCTTCGAGCCTCCCGTCTTCGAGGAGAGCAGTCTGCGCCACCTGCGCATCGGGCAACGCCTCAGCATCGAGGTGAGCGGTGACCCCGAGTCTGGGGACGCGGTGCTGACTCGTTTGTGGATCGTCGGCATCGGCGCCGACGAGCAGATCCGCTGACCCTGGCCTTCGCGGTTGCGTGAATCCGCTTGTCCCGTAGTGTGAATCGAGTCCTCTAGACCAACGACGGAACGGAGCACCCGGTGAACAAGGCAGAGTTGATCGACAGGCTGAGCACCCCCTTGGGGAGCCGCCGAGATGCCACCCTGGCCGTCGAGGCGTTAGTCGATGTCGTGATCCGTGAGGTCGCCGCTGGTGGCAGCGTCGGCATCACTGGGTTCGGCACCTTTGAGCGCGCTGATCGCGCCCCCCGCACGGGGCGCAACCCCCGGACGGGCGAGAGCGTCCCGATCCCCGGCACGAGCACACCGCGTTTTCGCCCCGGCACCTACTTCAAGGAGGTCCTGAGCGACCCCAAGGCGCTGCCCGCTGAGGGCCTGGCCGGTGGGCGCGCTCCGGCGGGTGGTTCCGGTGCCACCCAGGGCAAGGCGAAGAGCACAACGACGGGCAGCACCCGCAAGAAGGCCGCGCCCCGCAAGACCACGACGGCTAAGACCACGGCAAGCAAGACCACGGCAAGTAAGACCACGGCAAGCAAGACCACGGCGAGCAAGACCACGGCAAGCAAGACCACGGCGAGCAAGACGGCAACGAGCAAACCTGCGGCGCGCAAGCCCGCGGCCTCGAAACTGGTGGCCGCCAAGGACGTGGCCGCAGTGGAGACCAAGCTCAAGGACTCAGCTCGCAAGACCCTGAAGAAGTCTCACGACGCGGACAAGAAGTCCAAGAAGGCCAAGGACGCCAAGGCGGACAAACCGAGCAAGTCCGACGGTGGCAAGAAGAAGGACAAGAAGTCCAAGAAGAAGTAGGCCCCAGTGACCGCCGTGCGTCAGAGCCGCTGCGGCTGACTGTCCTGGGAAACAGAACGGCCCCCACCTGTGCAAGGTGGGGGCCGTTCCCACGGGTAGCCCCGACGGGATTCGAACCCGCGCTACCGCCTTGAGAGGGCGGCGTGCTAGGCCGCTACACAACGGGGCCGTGGGTGTTGACTGCTGGGCAGCCGAGGAGAAACCTTACCAAAGGGCAGGGCTTCTGCCGAATCGTCCGAGACGGACGAACAGCGCTGGGGTACAAGGACTCGAACCTAGACTAACTGAACCAGAATCAGTCGTGCTGCCAATTACACCATACCCCAAGGGGGTACCACCGTCCCGTTGTCACGCGGATTCCGGGGGGCGGACCGAGGGCCAACCTTACCGGTCTGACGAGGCACTTCCAAAATCGTGATCCCCGACCCGTGCGAGGGCAGCGCACAGAAGCGCCACGACCGTCAGTCCGGTCAGCCAGAACGACCACCAGATGCGGGTCTGGGCCGCCTCGAGCCGGTCGATGACCGGATCCATGGTGTCCCACGTCAGGGCGTCCAGCGCCAGAGCCACATCCATCAGGACAGCTGCTGGATCATCCGCTGACGCGAGAGTCTCATCGAGGGCCAGCAACCTCGCCAGGCCGGGGCCGGACGTCTCCGGCGCCAGCTCCCGCACGTAGTCGACGTGGCCTGCCAGCGCGTCGTCGTCGGGTGGTGTGAAGGCGAGACTGTCCTGCCCTTGCACCTCATCGATGCGCGCCTGCATCACCATCTCGAGGTTGTCGTTGGCGACCCGCAGCAACGTCAGGTCATCACGGGCCTCCTGCTGGGCTCGCAGGGAGGTCCCGAGCACGCCCCCACCGATGACCAGCAGGACGAGCCCAGCAACCAGCAGCACTCTCGCGGAACGGATCAGGTGCGACATCGTGATTCCCTCGACGGTGGACCGGCGTCACTCTGACGCTGGTGCGAGCCAGGGGGTTCCGGTGGTCCGGTCAGCCTGCCGCAGTCACCAGCTCGTCCCGCAGACGGGTGAGTCGTGCCAGGGTCGAGGCCTTGCCCAGGATCTCCATCGACTCGAACAGTGGCGGGGAGATCCGCTGTCCGGACACTGCAGTGCGCAGCGGCCCGAAGGCGAACTTCGGCTTGATGCCCAGTCCCTCGACGAGCGCGGCACGCAGCGCCTGCTCGATCCGCTCGTGGTTCCAGTCCGGCTGGACGTCGAGGGTGTCGGTGATGGCACCGTCGATGGGCTCCAGCGCCGCCAGGGCAGCGTCGAGCACGCCGCCGGCGTCGTCCTTGAGCTGGCCACGGGCGTCATCAGCGATCGGCAGCTCGGCATCGGGGGTGTAGAACGGCGCGATCAGCGGCATAGCGTCGGTGAGGATCACGATGCGCGTCTGGACCAGCTCCGCCACGGCCTTGAGGCGACCCAGCTCCGGCAGGCTCGGCTGGTCAGACAGGACACCCGCCGTCTGCAGGTAGGGCAGCAGTCGGGTGGCGACCTCGCCGGGCTCGAGCTGACGCAGGTAGTGCCCGTTGAGCCAGTTGAGCTTCTCGAGGTTGAAGACGGGGCCGACCTTGTTGACCTTGCCCCAGTCGAAGCCTGCGCTGAACTCCTCGAAGGTGAAGACCTCCCGCTCAGTGCCGTCCTCCTCAATGATCGGCGGATAGCCGAGCAGCGCCAGGAAGTTCACCAACGCCTCGGGCAGATAGCCCTGCTCCTTGAACCAGGTGAGCCGCGCCCACGGGCTCTTGCGCTTGGAGATCTTGGCCTTCTTCTCATCACGCAGCAGGGGCATGTGCGCGAACGCCGGGACCGGCAGGCCGAGCCACTGATAGAGCAGCACGTGCTTGGGCGTGCTGGAGATCCACTCCTCGCCGCGCACGACGTGGGTGATCCCCATCTCGTGGTCGTCCACCACCACGGCCAGGTGATAGGTCGGGAACCCATCGGCCTTGACGATCACCTGGTCATCGGGCCGCGGCGCGGAAACCTCCCCGCGCACCAGGTCGGTGAAAACCAACGGTGCGTCCTCAGGGATGAACATGCGCACGACCGGGGTCTCGCTGAAGCCGGGCAGCTCGGCCCGCTCCTCGCGCGTCTTGCCGTGGCAGAGCCGGTCATAGCCCGTGGGCTGCTTGAGCTTCTGCTGCTTCTCGCGCATCTGCGCGAGCCGCTCCCCCGAGCACCAGCACAGGTAGGCGTGGCCCTCGGCAAGGAGACGCTCGGCATACGGCCGGTAGGTGTCCAACCGCTCAGACTGCCGGTAGGGCGCACACGGCCCACCCTTGTCGGGTCCCTCGTCCCAGTTGAGCCCGAGCCAGGAGAGCGTGTCATAGATCTGCTGCTCGCTGTCCTCCTGGAACCGGGCCCGGTCGGTGTCCTCGATGCGCAGAATGAACCGGCCGCCCTGCTGGCGGGCAAACGCCAGGTCGAACATCGACATGTAGGCCGTGCCGACGTGTGGGTCGCCGGTCGGGCTCGGCGCAACGCGCAGCCGGACAGCGCCGGGCAGCCCCTCGGCGGGATCGCCGGTCGGTGCGCCGGTCGGGTCGGTCAGGGGCTCGGTGTTGGGTGTCTGTGCCTGCTCAGTCATGGTGGCCCGAGCCTATCCTTCCCCAGAAGCCCAGGAACACGACCTCAAGTCAAGCAGTCAGAGAGCCGGATCCAGCACTTGATCGATGTCCTCGCGCAGTGCAGCAGCGTCGATTCGCGGGGTGTCACGGCGACGGGCGATCAACTCTTCCACGCTGACGTGGGGCTCCCCGGCGGTATCCATCGACTGACGATAGCGCGACAAGGCTGCCGGCTGCTAGCGCAGCAGCGCGTGGGTGAGGGACTCCTGCACCCAGGTGAGGAAGTCGTAGTAGGCCATCTGCTGGACCGTGGAGGGGTCCATCTCCCCCTGGCCCTGGATCGCGGCGGCGAACTCCTCGTGCAGACGCTCGGAGTCCTCCTCGCTGCGCATCTCGAGCCGCTCCCCCAGGATCAGCCGGATGTCGGTCAGCGCCATCGTCATGGCCCGCGCCTGGTCCGCGTCCAAGGTGAGTTTCACCGGGTCGGTCGGCTCGTGGTCACCGCTCTCTGGCAGCGCCTCGGTGAGGGCAGCGATCGCGGTCGCCAGGTTGGCTGCCTTGCGCGAGCGCAGGGTGTGTTCGGTGAGGCGTCGGAACTCAGCGGCCTGCTCGGTGTCGGTGCGGTGAGCCGGTGGCAACAACCGGCGCAGGGCCGGGTCGCTGGGCTCCTCCGGGTCCGCCGTGCCACCGAGACCGGCAACGAGGTCCAGGAACGGGTCTCCGGTGTCCTCGCGCTCGGGCGCGACGAAGTCACGGGTCAGGCGCAGCAGGTGGAGCACAATCGCGACCTCCCCGGTGTCCCAGGTGGCGGTGAACCGCCCCTTGCGGACACGGAACATCGTCGCCATCAGTCGTCCTTCTGGAAGGTCGCCCAGAGGCCGTAGCCGTGCATCGCCTCGGTGTCCGCCTCCATCTTCTCGCGCGTCCCCGAGGACACCACGGACCGACCGTCCTCATGCACCTGCATCATCAGCTTCTCGGCCTTCTCCTTCGAATAGCCGAAGTGGCTCTGGAAGACCCAGGAGACGTAGGACATCAGGTTGACGGGGTCGTTCCAGACGATGGTCACCCAGGGCAGCTCGACCTCTGGTCGGTCCAGCACAGCGACCTGCCCGGCCTCCTGTGGCCCGGGGGCAGCAGGGCCGGTCGCCGAGGGGAATGAGGACATGAACACGGCGCCCACTCTACGACCGCCAGTCACCGGGAAGGCTCTGGCCCGGCGACGCTGATCATCCCGCCAGGGCGCGCACCAGCAGGGCCAGCGCCGAGGCGGCACAGACCGCCAGCATGATGTTGCGGATGCGCACCGGTGACACGCGTGCGCCCACCCGCCGGGAGAGCCACAGACCGACCAGCAGGCAGGGCACGAACAGCGCGGCCAGCCAGATCTCCCGGGCCTGCAACTGCCCGCTGATGCCCAGCCCGGCGAGGCTGATGACGGCACCGAGAGCGAAGTAGACCGCCAGGGTGCTGCGAATCTGCACCGGGGATCGGTGTTGATAGAGGATCGCGATCGGAGGACCGCCGATCGAGGTCGCGGTCGAGGTGACACCAGAGATGATCCCCGCGCCGACCAGGGTGCCCGGAGTGATCGGCACCGTCACCGTGTGCCAGGTGAGCAGGACCGCTGCGAGCACCATCACCCCGACGGCCACCGACAGTTGGCGCTCGGTGAACGAGGCGACCAACCACACGCCGAGCACCGTGCCCGGGAGGCGGGCCGGCAGCGCCCAGGCCAGGCCGCGCCAGTCGATCTGCTCGCGGTTGCCGGCAAGCTGCAGCACCGGCAGGACCACCGCGGTGCACAGCAGCAGGCCGGGCATCAGCTCCGGGGCGACCAGAGTGGCCACCGGCGCGCCCACGAGTCCCAGCCCGAGGCCCACCAGCCCCTGCACCATGGTCCCCACCAGGAGGGCCAGCGCAATGACCGCCAGCACCCACAGCGGAACCCCGAGAATCACCGACTCACCTTACGGGGCACGCATTCTCTAGAGTGCTGCAGGTGACCGCACTGAACCGCCCGCGCACCTCGCTGATGACCGACCACTACGAGCTGACCATGCTGCAAGCCACCCTGGCCAGTGGTCACGCCGACCGGCGCTGCGTCTTCGAGGCCTTTGCCCGACGCCTGCCCGAGGGACGTCGCTATGGCGTCGTCGCCGGCACCGGGCGCTTCCTGGAGGCCCTGGCCGACTTCACGTTCGGTCCCGAGGAGATCGACTTCCTCCGCGAGACCGCGGTGGTCAATGACCAGACCCTGGAGTGGCTGGCCAACTATCGTTTCACCGGCGACATCTGGGGGTATGCCGAGGGAGAGTGCTATTTCCCGGGCTCCCCTCTGTTGATCGTCGAGTCGACCTTTGCCGAGGGCGTCATCCTGGAGACGCTGGCGCTGTCCATCCTCAACTTCGACTCCGCCGTGGCCGCGGCGGCCTCCCGGATGACCGCGACGGCCGGCGACCGTCCGTGCATTGAGATGGGCTCGCGCCGCACCCACGAGGAGGCTGCCCTGGCAGCCGCCCGTGCGGCATACATCGCGGGGTTCGGCTCCACCTCCAACCTGGAGGCCGGGCGCCGCCACGCCATCCCCACCAAGGGGACGGCGGCCCACTCGTTCACCCTGCTGCACGACTCCGAGCGGGAGTCGTTCGCCTCCCAGCTGGACAGCCTCGGGCTCAACACCACCTTGCTGGTCGACACCTATGACGTGACCAACGCGGTCGAGCTGGCCGTCGAGCTGGCTGGCCCGGAGCTCGGTGGGGTGCGGTTGGACTCCGGGGACCTGGTCTCCCAGGCGCACGAGGTGCGCGCGCAGCTCGACGGTCTCGGTGCCACCGACACCCGGATCGTGGTCACCTCCGACCTGGACGAGTTTGCGATCGCCGCCCTGCAGGCGGCACCGGTCGATGCGTATGGCGTGGGGACCCGGGTGGTGACCGGCTCCGGTGCCCCTGCGGCCGGGCTGGTCTATAAGTTGGTCGCCCGCGAGGACGCCAACGGTCAGCTCGAGGGCGTGGCCAAGAAGAGCCAGGACAAGGCCTCGGTCGGCGGTCGCAAGCACGCCCTGCGGCGGCGCAACGTGACCGGCGTCGCGCACGAGGAGCGGATCGGCATCGACATCGCTCCGGT contains the following coding sequences:
- a CDS encoding nicotinate phosphoribosyltransferase, which codes for MQVTALNRPRTSLMTDHYELTMLQATLASGHADRRCVFEAFARRLPEGRRYGVVAGTGRFLEALADFTFGPEEIDFLRETAVVNDQTLEWLANYRFTGDIWGYAEGECYFPGSPLLIVESTFAEGVILETLALSILNFDSAVAAAASRMTATAGDRPCIEMGSRRTHEEAALAAARAAYIAGFGSTSNLEAGRRHAIPTKGTAAHSFTLLHDSERESFASQLDSLGLNTTLLVDTYDVTNAVELAVELAGPELGGVRLDSGDLVSQAHEVRAQLDGLGATDTRIVVTSDLDEFAIAALQAAPVDAYGVGTRVVTGSGAPAAGLVYKLVAREDANGQLEGVAKKSQDKASVGGRKHALRRRNVTGVAHEERIGIDIAPVDDGDDRDLLVQLVRGGEVLVPTDAQSAREHHARSRAELPTKGLRLSHGEPAIRTVYEDEASRSEVEED